The following proteins are encoded in a genomic region of Entelurus aequoreus isolate RoL-2023_Sb linkage group LG01, RoL_Eaeq_v1.1, whole genome shotgun sequence:
- the LOC133654193 gene encoding kynureninase-like → MDHLAGLTARETVERIATLLGCAPTSEKVAAFLDEHDELRHLREKFLLPKISDLPPSDLALVDGSQESIYLVGNSLGLQPKTTKKYLEEELDKWAKIGAHGHTEGSRPWAWAENNLEAIMAKVVGALPEETALMNGLTVNLHLLLLSFYQPTAARHKILLEHKAFPSDHFAAESQIRLRGFDPDQSMLLLAPRAGEETLRTEDILDVIETEGAAIAVVMLSGVQYYTGQLFDMAAITEAAHRKGCLVGFDLAHAAGNAELKLHDWGVDFACWCTYKYLNSGAGGLAGAFIHQKHQHTIKPTLTGWWGHDLRTRFQMHNELDLQPGVSGFRLSNCPILLVCPLQASLEVFNMTSMQALRRKAVLLTGYLEYLIAHHYSADPTRPAKLQVRIVTPSDPEQRGCQLSLSFSVPIRRVFQELEKRGVACDMRDPSVLRVAPVPLYNSYSDVHRFIKSLEAALAASSC, encoded by the exons ATGGACCACTTGGCTGGCTTGACCGCGAGAGAAACCGTGGAGCGGATCGCTACTCTGCTGGGCTGTGCTCCGACATCTGAGAAGGTGGCCGCTTTCCTGGACGAGCATGACGAGCTGCGACACCTCAGGGAGAAGTTTCTGCTGCCTAAAATATCCGATTTACCTCCCT CTGATTTGGCACTGGTGGATGGTAGCCAAGAAAGCATCTACCTGGTGGGCAACTCTCTAGGCCTGCAGCCCAAAACCACTAAGAAATACTTGGAGGAGGAGCTGGacaagtgggccaaaat AGGGGCGCACGGCCATACGGAGGGGTCTCGGCCTTGGGCCTGGGCGGAGAACAACTTGGAGGCGATCATGGCAAAAGTTGTCG GGGCGCTCCCGGAAGAGACAGCATTGATGAATGGGCTAACGGTGAACTTACACCTGCTTCTG CTTTCCTTCTACCAGCCCACAGCGGCACGGCACAAGATACTTCTGGAACACAAGGCCTTCCCTTCGGATCAC ttcgcagccgagtcCCAAATCCGACTGAGAGGATTTGACCCCGACCAGAGCATGTTGCTGCTGGCACCCAGAGCG GGCGAGGAGACCCTGCGTACAGAAGACATCCTCGACGTGATCGAGACGGAGGGCGCCGCCATCGCTGTGGTGATGCTCAGCGGTGTTCAGTACTACACGGGTCAGCTGTTCGACATGGCCGCCATCACCGAGGCTGCTCACAGGAAG GGCTGTTTGGTGGGCTTTGATCTGGCCCATGCGGCAGGGAACGCCGAGCTGAAGCTGCACGACTGGGGAGTAGACTTTGCCTGCTGGTGCACGTATAAG TATTTGAACTCTGGTGCTGGTGGGCTTGCTGGAGCTTTCATACACCAAAAACATCAACATACCATCAAACCTac GCTCACAGGCTGGTGGGGTCATGACCTCAGAACTCGCTTCCAGATGCATAACG AGCTAGATCTACAGCCTGGTGTGAGTGGCTTCAGACTGTCCAACTGTCCAATTTTGCTCGTGTGCCCCCTTCAGGCCAGTTTGGAG GTTTTCAACATGACCAGCATGCAGGCCCTGCGTAGGAAGGCCGTGCTGCTGACAGGATATTTAGAGTATCTGATCGCCCACCACTACTCAGCGGATCCCACCCGGCCCGCTAAACTTCAAGTGCGCATTGTTACGCCCTCCGACCCCGAGCAGAGAGGCTGCCAGCTGTCGCTGTCTTTCTCCGTACCTATTCGGCGAGTCTTCCAAGAGCTGGAGAAGAGGGGAGTGGCT TGTGACATGCGCGACCCGAGCGTCCTCCGTGTGGCGCCAGTGCCGCTGTACAACTCATATAGTGACGTCCATCGTTTCATCAAAAGTCTGGAGGCGGCCTTGGCTGCCAGCAGCTGCTAA